One genomic segment of Ignavibacteria bacterium includes these proteins:
- a CDS encoding VWA domain-containing protein: MTFLNPAILFGLIATAIPVLLHLLNLRKLKRIEFSTLTFLKELQKNKIRRIKLKQWLLLALRFLVILFVVFSFARPTIQGIAIGGTTSSAKTTAVFILDNTFSMSVVNEKGSDFNRARQVIKTLLNELQEGDEVALITVAGAGNEEVKTTTNFADFRKKLDAVDLSYESGTINKALIQAGELLSESHNFNREIYLLSDFQKTDLIEPNQRPSNLSGILGDKIKLYTFDFSGKDVFNVGIDNLEANNQIFEKGKPVSFTATLTNYSSRGANNTVASLFINGERSAQQSVSLGAGETKKVSFETVIKSPGYTDIQAELEDDDINQDNRRYMNIVVPDKVSVMIFSNNDADSRYVELALMASGENGTINVTKRNFSQISSVDPNSYDVVIAIGSEAQNNVQKLKDYATGGGGLFIMPGSASNLSNFRGLLSQLQLPEPGSMAGNPNSFQNAAVFDKIDFEHPVFSDLFAKSAKKQVESPDVYFYFRLNTQGKGKSIITLPDNSSFLSEYSLGKGKVLLMNTAPVLNWSNFPLKGIFAPVVDKSVFYLASKDHKDASFTAGEMVTINLQMRALPQVKISRPDKTDEFINMGNERQNYITYSNTNAAGNYRVFSGDRLIDYFSVNHSSMESNPASLTLKEFNDYLSKTGFKGKQIRLDVNENYTREIQQARFGSELWRFFLMLAFVLALVEMLVSRSAKKDIA; the protein is encoded by the coding sequence ATGACATTTCTTAACCCCGCGATATTATTTGGACTTATTGCAACAGCAATCCCCGTATTACTACACCTGCTTAATTTAAGGAAATTAAAACGCATAGAGTTCAGTACACTTACTTTCCTCAAAGAGCTGCAGAAAAATAAGATACGCAGGATAAAGCTGAAACAGTGGCTTCTTTTGGCACTCAGGTTCCTGGTTATTCTTTTTGTTGTATTTTCATTTGCAAGGCCGACCATACAGGGTATAGCCATAGGCGGAACCACAAGCTCTGCCAAAACAACGGCTGTATTTATACTGGATAACACTTTCAGCATGTCGGTTGTAAACGAGAAGGGCTCAGATTTTAACCGTGCGCGCCAGGTCATAAAGACTCTTCTTAATGAGCTGCAGGAAGGGGACGAAGTTGCCCTCATTACGGTTGCCGGGGCAGGAAACGAAGAAGTTAAAACGACGACCAATTTTGCTGATTTCAGGAAAAAGCTGGATGCCGTTGATCTTTCCTATGAGAGCGGGACCATAAATAAGGCACTTATTCAGGCGGGAGAACTCCTTTCAGAAAGCCACAATTTTAACAGGGAAATTTATCTTTTAAGCGACTTCCAGAAAACAGACTTAATCGAGCCTAATCAGCGCCCTTCAAATTTAAGCGGAATCCTGGGAGATAAGATTAAGCTCTATACGTTCGATTTTTCAGGAAAAGACGTCTTTAACGTTGGAATTGATAACCTGGAGGCAAATAACCAGATATTTGAAAAGGGTAAGCCCGTCAGTTTTACTGCCACTCTTACCAATTACTCCTCCAGAGGCGCCAACAACACCGTAGCTTCTTTATTTATTAACGGCGAAAGGAGCGCACAGCAGAGCGTTAGCCTGGGGGCCGGGGAGACAAAGAAGGTAAGCTTTGAGACCGTAATAAAGTCCCCGGGCTACACGGATATTCAGGCCGAGCTGGAAGATGACGACATAAACCAGGATAACAGGCGCTACATGAATATTGTGGTGCCGGACAAGGTCTCGGTTATGATATTTTCCAACAATGACGCTGATTCAAGGTATGTGGAACTTGCACTTATGGCTTCGGGCGAAAACGGGACAATTAATGTTACAAAAAGAAACTTTAGCCAGATTTCTTCTGTTGATCCTAATAGTTACGATGTTGTAATTGCCATTGGTTCCGAGGCACAGAATAACGTTCAGAAGCTGAAGGATTATGCTACGGGCGGCGGCGGTCTTTTTATAATGCCCGGTTCAGCTTCAAACCTGTCAAATTTCAGGGGGCTTTTATCACAGCTTCAGCTCCCGGAGCCCGGTTCAATGGCCGGAAATCCTAATTCTTTTCAGAATGCTGCCGTCTTTGACAAAATTGACTTTGAGCACCCGGTTTTTTCTGACCTATTTGCAAAATCAGCAAAAAAACAGGTCGAATCGCCGGACGTTTACTTCTACTTCAGGCTTAATACACAGGGGAAAGGAAAAAGCATAATTACTCTGCCCGACAACTCCTCCTTCTTAAGCGAATATTCACTGGGAAAAGGAAAAGTACTTTTGATGAATACGGCTCCCGTGCTTAACTGGTCCAACTTCCCTCTTAAAGGTATTTTTGCCCCTGTAGTAGATAAATCGGTTTTTTACCTGGCCAGCAAGGATCACAAAGACGCAAGCTTTACGGCGGGCGAGATGGTTACAATAAACCTGCAGATGAGGGCTCTTCCGCAGGTTAAGATCTCGAGGCCCGACAAGACGGATGAGTTTATTAACATGGGTAATGAGAGACAGAATTACATTACCTACAGCAATACAAACGCTGCCGGCAACTACCGGGTTTTTTCGGGCGACAGGCTTATAGATTATTTCTCCGTAAATCATTCGTCCATGGAATCCAACCCGGCAAGCCTGACGCTTAAGGAATTCAACGACTACTTAAGCAAGACCGGCTTTAAGGGGAAACAGATCAGGCTGGACGTAAATGAAAACTATACGCGTGAAATTCAGCAGGCGCGCTTTGGATCGGAACTCTGGAGGTTTTTCCTCATGCTGGCATTCGTCCTGGCTCTTGTTGAAATGCTCGTTTCCAGAAGCGCAAAGAAAGATATTGCATGA
- the hflX gene encoding GTPase HflX, with product MIENQKNTTEKAILVSLNTREYSKQEVEEHLDELEMLASTAGADTRMKVIQDRDRIEPAYYLGKGKAEELAQLVEFNDIDIVIFDDDLTPVQVRNLERLVNKKIVDRSGLILDIFATRAKTREAKTQVELAQLQYMLPRLTRAWTHLSKQYGGIGTKGPGETQIETDRRMIRTRISMLKEKLEKIESQRQTRSANRKDFFRASLVGYTNAGKSTLLNLLTNAGVLAEDKLFATLDSTTRSLRLDNGQTILLSDTVGFIRKLPHHLVASFKSTLNEVSEADVILHVIDVSHPFFEDHIAVVDQTLKELGVEKKAQIKIFNKVDALEDKTRIDYILRKYMNAVFISAERGININGLKDKIKSVIEEEFKEETVELELTDSRTVAKIHSLADVISATYDEDRILIKYRANDASSNKIKRILHEKTNHGS from the coding sequence ATGATAGAAAATCAAAAGAATACGACAGAAAAAGCAATTTTAGTTTCTCTTAATACAAGAGAATATTCAAAACAGGAGGTGGAAGAACACCTCGACGAGCTTGAAATGCTCGCCTCAACAGCAGGCGCGGACACGAGGATGAAGGTTATTCAGGACCGCGACAGGATTGAACCTGCCTATTACCTGGGTAAAGGCAAGGCTGAGGAACTGGCGCAGCTGGTGGAATTTAACGATATTGACATAGTTATTTTTGATGACGACCTGACACCGGTGCAGGTAAGGAATCTTGAGAGGCTTGTAAATAAGAAAATTGTCGACCGCTCGGGTCTTATACTTGACATTTTTGCCACGCGCGCAAAGACGAGGGAGGCAAAAACACAGGTGGAACTGGCACAGCTTCAGTACATGCTGCCGAGGCTTACACGCGCCTGGACGCACTTAAGTAAGCAGTACGGAGGTATTGGAACCAAAGGTCCCGGTGAAACGCAGATTGAAACTGACCGCCGTATGATCCGCACACGCATCAGCATGCTGAAGGAAAAGCTGGAGAAAATTGAATCGCAGCGCCAGACCAGGAGCGCAAACAGGAAGGATTTCTTCAGGGCGTCTCTTGTTGGCTACACCAACGCTGGCAAATCCACGCTTCTTAACCTTCTGACCAATGCTGGTGTACTGGCCGAAGACAAGCTTTTTGCAACGCTTGACTCGACAACGCGTTCCTTAAGGCTGGATAACGGGCAGACGATACTCCTTAGCGATACAGTAGGCTTTATACGCAAGCTGCCTCATCACCTTGTAGCTTCTTTTAAGAGCACATTAAATGAGGTAAGTGAAGCCGACGTCATACTGCACGTAATTGACGTTTCGCACCCGTTTTTTGAGGATCATATTGCCGTTGTGGACCAGACATTAAAGGAACTGGGAGTTGAGAAAAAAGCCCAGATCAAGATCTTTAATAAGGTGGATGCCCTGGAGGACAAGACCCGTATCGATTACATACTGCGCAAATACATGAATGCCGTTTTTATTTCAGCCGAAAGAGGGATTAATATTAACGGGCTGAAGGATAAGATAAAATCTGTCATTGAAGAGGAATTTAAGGAGGAGACAGTCGAGCTGGAGCTAACAGATTCCAGGACGGTTGCAAAGATACACTCTCTTGCAGACGTCATCAGTGCGACTTACGATGAGGACAGGATATTGATTAAATACAGGGCAAATGATGCCTCATCCAATAAAATAAAAAGAATACTGCATGAAAAGACCAATCATGGAAGTTGA
- the hutH gene encoding histidine ammonia-lyase: MKRPIMEVDGNSLSLSKIELFLRENPLVRLSKESEKKVKRARALIEKWVENEEVIYGVTTGFGEFSNVRISKEDLASLQENLILSHSVGTGEYLPPFIVKIMMLLRVNALAKGHSGIRLSTVNLLMDMMNNNIIPVVPSQGSVGSSGDLVQLSHLVLAMIGKGRVQVIEDVMSDGAKNEKIIPASKGLKKFGLEAVRLQAKEGLALINGTQMMTSFASYIAIQAKKLIKTADISAALTHEALRATDRAFDHKLHELRPYPGQIETAQNMLLLIKGSEIRKSHIAGDKRVQDAYSLRCIPQIHGASRDAINYVCSRVEIEINSANDNPLIFPEEEEHIEGGNFHGQPMALPMDFMSIALSELANVSERRIERMVNGALSGLPRFLATNGGLNSGLMIAQYTAASLVSENKVLSHPASVDSIPTSANQEDHNSMGSIAAQKCFRIMQNLQSVLAIELLTASQAIEFHKPLKCGMGTAIAYNEVRKVVPPMERDRVLYDDVQKVLSLIRSDTVLNSVEAKIKLN; encoded by the coding sequence ATGAAAAGACCAATCATGGAAGTTGACGGAAATTCCCTGAGCCTAAGTAAAATCGAACTTTTTCTCAGGGAAAATCCTCTTGTCCGCCTTTCTAAAGAATCAGAAAAGAAGGTAAAAAGGGCAAGAGCCTTAATTGAAAAGTGGGTTGAAAACGAAGAAGTGATTTACGGTGTTACAACCGGCTTCGGGGAATTTTCAAACGTCAGGATATCAAAAGAGGATCTTGCAAGCCTGCAGGAAAACCTCATCTTAAGCCATTCGGTAGGAACGGGAGAATATCTTCCCCCCTTCATAGTTAAAATAATGATGCTTCTTAGGGTAAACGCCCTTGCCAAGGGGCATTCCGGCATCAGGCTTTCAACGGTCAACCTTTTAATGGACATGATGAATAACAACATCATTCCGGTTGTTCCCTCGCAGGGTTCTGTAGGCTCCTCGGGCGACCTGGTGCAGCTTTCGCACCTTGTGCTTGCAATGATAGGAAAAGGGAGGGTCCAGGTAATTGAAGACGTGATGAGTGATGGGGCAAAAAATGAGAAGATAATTCCGGCTTCAAAAGGGCTTAAGAAATTTGGGCTTGAAGCTGTAAGGCTTCAGGCAAAAGAAGGGCTGGCACTCATTAACGGCACGCAGATGATGACTTCATTTGCCTCCTATATCGCGATTCAGGCAAAAAAACTGATCAAGACGGCAGACATCTCGGCCGCACTTACGCACGAGGCCTTAAGGGCGACTGACCGCGCATTTGACCATAAGCTCCACGAGCTCAGGCCTTACCCGGGACAGATAGAAACCGCACAGAATATGCTTTTGCTAATTAAAGGAAGCGAGATCAGGAAGTCACACATTGCAGGCGACAAGAGGGTGCAGGATGCGTATTCATTAAGGTGCATACCGCAGATACACGGGGCTTCCAGGGACGCGATAAATTACGTCTGTTCAAGGGTTGAAATTGAGATCAACTCGGCTAATGATAATCCTCTAATTTTTCCCGAAGAAGAAGAGCACATTGAAGGGGGAAATTTCCACGGGCAGCCTATGGCGCTCCCGATGGACTTCATGTCCATAGCGCTCTCGGAGCTGGCAAATGTAAGTGAGAGAAGAATTGAGCGCATGGTTAACGGCGCCTTAAGCGGGTTACCGAGGTTTCTGGCAACAAACGGAGGCTTAAATTCAGGCTTAATGATTGCGCAGTACACGGCGGCAAGCCTCGTTTCAGAGAACAAAGTTTTAAGCCATCCGGCAAGTGTGGATTCAATACCGACATCGGCCAACCAGGAGGACCACAACTCCATGGGCTCCATTGCAGCACAGAAGTGTTTCAGGATAATGCAGAACCTGCAGTCGGTTCTGGCCATTGAGCTCTTGACGGCCAGTCAGGCCATAGAATTTCACAAGCCGTTAAAGTGCGGGATGGGTACGGCAATAGCATATAATGAAGTAAGGAAAGTTGTACCCCCGATGGAGCGCGACCGTGTTTTGTATGATGACGTGCAGAAGGTACTCTCTTTAATCAGGAGTGACACCGTGCTTAATAGTGTTGAAGCAAAGATTAAGCTCAACTGA
- a CDS encoding type II toxin-antitoxin system prevent-host-death family antitoxin codes for MRSTLTYTQARANFAKLCNTVTDDQEIVVITRRNAEPVAMISASELSGLIETAHLLRSPKNAERLFSALERAKSENVKPQSLKEFMAEIKIDEEKRR; via the coding sequence ATGAGGTCTACTTTGACATATACGCAGGCGAGGGCAAATTTCGCCAAGCTTTGCAATACTGTTACAGATGATCAGGAGATCGTTGTTATAACACGCCGTAATGCAGAACCTGTGGCTATGATATCGGCTTCGGAATTATCGGGACTTATCGAGACGGCTCACCTTCTGCGTTCGCCTAAAAATGCAGAAAGACTCTTCAGTGCGCTCGAAAGGGCAAAGTCGGAGAATGTTAAACCACAGTCTCTTAAGGAATTTATGGCAGAGATAAAAATTGACGAAGAAAAGCGCAGGTAG
- a CDS encoding Txe/YoeB family addiction module toxin, translating into MTKKSAGRNREAVFQDEFREDLIWWVEQDRKTALKILRLIEEILKTPFEGKGKPEALKYGLAGCWSRRITQEHRIVYLVRDDRIDFLQARYHY; encoded by the coding sequence TTGACGAAGAAAAGCGCAGGTAGAAACCGGGAAGCCGTATTTCAGGACGAGTTCCGCGAAGACCTCATCTGGTGGGTTGAGCAGGACCGGAAGACGGCCCTGAAAATATTGAGGCTTATTGAAGAAATCCTAAAAACTCCCTTTGAAGGCAAAGGTAAACCGGAAGCTCTCAAGTACGGGCTTGCCGGCTGCTGGTCGCGCAGAATTACGCAGGAGCACAGAATTGTTTATCTTGTCCGGGATGACAGGATAGATTTCCTGCAGGCAAGATATCATTATTGA
- a CDS encoding phosphatase PAP2 family protein, whose product MKTHEKTFSFSGWPGFLAVLLLTILIIILQGCSDKPTSPVDPAGSKAGAGTHGGNLKTILIPSASAYKLPPPPEKNSLKAIDELNQLKAYQLKKTQSLNNIIEYWDGLAIIRWNEITRHLVIKNSTNPPLASRAYALLSTAQYDALIAAWYNKDIYLRESPPGSSSEPCYPCEQAVIASVSRRVLSYLFPKDIDSINYWATQEISSQLYTGKNFPSDITAGDTLGAIISSVFISYAMQDGHDAVWTGTMPIFPGCWFSSMNPPQKPLLPMWGKVRSWLMTSLPPLAPPPIFGSDQFKAALAEVKKISDTRTDEQLRIAKFWSDGAGTATPPGHWNEIASNYIKTKNMSEFKTARALALMNMAIMDAGICCWDAKYTYWYIRPSQVDTTITTPVGLPNFPSYTSGHSSFSGAAHTVLGYLFPEKADEFKKMAEEAAISRLYGGIHYRFDSDMGLESGRAVGNLAVLRGLTDGFEGWNF is encoded by the coding sequence ATGAAAACGCATGAGAAAACTTTTAGCTTTTCCGGTTGGCCTGGATTCTTAGCAGTACTGCTCTTAACAATTTTAATTATTATTCTTCAGGGCTGCAGCGATAAGCCCACGTCCCCTGTAGATCCCGCAGGCTCCAAAGCAGGAGCCGGAACGCACGGCGGCAATCTGAAAACAATACTTATTCCTTCAGCCTCGGCCTATAAACTGCCTCCCCCGCCAGAGAAAAATTCATTGAAGGCTATAGATGAGCTTAATCAGCTTAAAGCGTATCAGCTTAAGAAAACACAGAGCCTCAACAATATTATTGAATACTGGGATGGCCTGGCCATTATCCGCTGGAATGAGATTACAAGACACCTCGTCATAAAAAACAGCACCAACCCGCCTCTGGCATCCAGGGCATACGCACTTTTAAGCACGGCGCAGTATGACGCTTTAATTGCCGCATGGTACAACAAGGACATTTATCTCAGGGAATCTCCCCCGGGAAGCTCATCCGAACCCTGCTACCCATGTGAGCAGGCAGTTATTGCTTCTGTCTCAAGGCGCGTCTTAAGCTATCTCTTTCCTAAAGACATAGACAGCATTAACTATTGGGCCACTCAGGAAATAAGCTCTCAGCTTTATACGGGAAAGAATTTCCCGAGCGACATAACGGCCGGAGACACTCTTGGGGCAATAATTTCAAGTGTATTCATCAGCTACGCTATGCAGGACGGGCATGACGCGGTCTGGACGGGCACAATGCCCATTTTCCCGGGCTGCTGGTTCAGCAGCATGAACCCTCCGCAGAAGCCGTTGCTCCCAATGTGGGGCAAGGTAAGATCATGGCTTATGACTTCACTTCCGCCACTGGCACCACCTCCAATATTCGGATCTGACCAGTTTAAGGCGGCTCTGGCCGAAGTAAAAAAGATTTCAGACACCAGGACGGATGAACAGCTGAGAATTGCAAAATTCTGGTCCGACGGCGCCGGGACCGCGACGCCTCCGGGGCACTGGAATGAAATTGCCAGCAACTATATCAAAACAAAGAACATGAGTGAATTTAAGACCGCAAGGGCTCTTGCGCTCATGAATATGGCAATAATGGATGCAGGAATCTGCTGCTGGGACGCAAAGTATACGTACTGGTATATCAGGCCCTCGCAGGTGGATACAACTATAACTACGCCTGTGGGCCTGCCTAACTTCCCGTCATATACCTCTGGGCACTCAAGCTTCTCCGGGGCTGCACATACGGTTCTGGGATACCTTTTCCCTGAAAAGGCTGATGAATTTAAGAAGATGGCCGAAGAGGCCGCAATCTCCAGGCTCTACGGCGGAATCCATTACCGCTTCGACAGCGATATGGGTCTTGAAAGCGGAAGAGCTGTTGGAAACCTTGCCGTGCTGAGGGGATTAACAGACGGATTTGAGGGATGGAATTTTTAA
- a CDS encoding MinD/ParA family protein encodes MIGQTERLLELQRLKAQEKKPEGKGKIISFSSGKGGTGKTFVSLNTAYALSRIGKKVLLIDLDSNLSNINIMLNLRPEKTLLNFLLHRNSLKELITRYEPSLHFIFGESGKADYPIQSDHLLDYLIEEVKDLCREYDYVLLDIGAGAGDEIIHILSQVHANVIVLNAEPTAIMDAYVIVKLMHMNGSATPNFAVINKCFSEEEASTAYLNLSKAAEHFLKENVYSLGFVGHDQMVTKAIMAQELYIRKYPRSKTSLQIIKLAQGLVQKLRQQQLKATGF; translated from the coding sequence ATGATCGGACAGACGGAAAGATTACTTGAACTTCAGCGCCTGAAGGCACAGGAGAAGAAACCCGAAGGAAAAGGAAAGATAATCTCATTCAGCTCAGGCAAGGGGGGAACGGGGAAGACATTTGTTTCCCTTAATACAGCCTACGCCCTTTCAAGAATTGGTAAGAAGGTGCTTTTGATAGACCTCGATTCAAATCTTTCCAATATCAATATAATGCTGAACCTGAGGCCCGAGAAGACGCTATTAAATTTTCTCCTGCACAGGAATTCTCTTAAGGAGCTTATTACACGCTATGAGCCGAGCCTCCACTTCATATTCGGAGAATCAGGTAAAGCCGACTACCCCATCCAGAGCGACCACCTCCTGGATTACCTCATAGAGGAGGTAAAGGACTTATGCCGCGAGTATGATTATGTGCTGCTCGACATCGGCGCCGGCGCCGGAGACGAGATAATTCATATTCTAAGCCAGGTGCACGCGAACGTTATTGTCCTTAACGCCGAACCCACGGCAATAATGGACGCTTATGTAATTGTAAAACTCATGCACATGAACGGATCAGCTACACCTAACTTTGCAGTCATAAACAAATGCTTTTCTGAAGAAGAAGCATCAACGGCTTACCTGAACCTCAGCAAGGCTGCCGAACACTTCCTGAAGGAAAACGTTTATTCACTCGGCTTTGTGGGGCACGACCAGATGGTAACAAAAGCCATTATGGCGCAGGAGCTTTATATAAGAAAATATCCTCGCTCAAAAACTTCACTTCAGATCATTAAACTTGCACAGGGACTTGTCCAGAAATTAAGACAGCAGCAGCTAAAGGCCACAGGTTTTTAG
- the flhF gene encoding flagellar biosynthesis protein FlhF, which produces MQIKKYIALTLKEASQKMKDELGSDAIVLSTRIIDDDPRYGHKRVFELTAGVEDDYDRSKAAVPPAKAPKAQSPAKPQAKTRTFAEELQELSEKVYLPPDKDAGLQDLKSRIMKAKDPLQKAPSAKAATLKKENKKDALERELNEISDTLIAREVQKTIVDAIIDQLGKYTEFLQPSNIDSYVISTISSMIPTSAFEVQKKQKTKVIALVGPTGVGKTTCIAKLAVISKILHNLNIGLISLDTFRLGAIDQLKIFSEISNIEMRVAYEPQEIPGLIAEFRKKDIVFIDTAGRSQNNSGLLKETSRFLASTKVDEVYLVLSTTSTTKNILDVAQKFRVLNYNGVVFTKLDEAVSFGNILNVTANFNVPIKYLTNGQIIPDDIIAADPQFIANMIYTGKISK; this is translated from the coding sequence ATGCAAATTAAAAAGTACATCGCACTTACCCTCAAAGAAGCTTCACAGAAAATGAAAGATGAGCTGGGCAGCGATGCCATAGTACTCAGCACAAGAATTATTGATGACGACCCGCGCTACGGCCACAAAAGAGTCTTTGAGCTGACGGCGGGCGTGGAGGATGATTACGACAGGTCGAAGGCAGCCGTGCCGCCTGCTAAAGCCCCCAAAGCCCAGAGCCCGGCTAAACCTCAGGCCAAGACGAGGACTTTTGCCGAGGAGCTTCAGGAGCTTTCAGAAAAAGTTTACCTGCCCCCTGATAAGGATGCAGGACTCCAGGATCTGAAAAGCCGGATCATGAAGGCCAAGGATCCTCTTCAGAAGGCACCCTCGGCAAAAGCTGCCACTCTGAAAAAGGAAAATAAGAAAGATGCGCTTGAGCGCGAGCTTAATGAAATATCGGACACGCTTATTGCAAGGGAAGTGCAGAAAACCATAGTTGACGCCATAATAGACCAGCTCGGCAAATACACGGAATTTCTGCAGCCTTCGAATATAGACAGCTACGTGATTTCGACAATAAGCTCCATGATACCGACCTCCGCCTTTGAGGTGCAGAAAAAGCAGAAGACAAAAGTAATTGCTCTTGTCGGCCCCACGGGTGTCGGCAAAACAACCTGCATAGCAAAGCTCGCTGTAATTTCAAAAATACTGCATAACCTTAATATAGGGCTTATTTCGCTCGATACGTTCCGCCTGGGCGCAATCGACCAGCTTAAGATATTCTCCGAAATCAGCAACATTGAAATGAGAGTGGCCTATGAGCCGCAGGAGATCCCGGGGCTCATTGCAGAGTTCAGGAAAAAAGACATTGTATTTATAGATACCGCGGGAAGAAGCCAGAACAACTCGGGCCTCCTTAAGGAGACCAGCCGCTTCCTCGCATCTACAAAAGTCGACGAGGTCTACCTGGTCTTAAGCACCACAAGCACAACAAAGAACATTCTGGACGTGGCTCAAAAGTTCAGGGTCCTAAACTATAACGGCGTTGTCTTTACAAAGCTTGATGAGGCGGTCTCATTCGGCAATATACTGAACGTAACGGCTAATTTTAACGTGCCCATAAAGTATCTTACAAACGGACAGATAATTCCGGATGACATAATAGCCGCAGACCCGCAGTTTATTGCAAACATGATCTATACCGGGAAGATCAGCAAATGA